Proteins encoded within one genomic window of Columba livia isolate bColLiv1 breed racing homer chromosome 1, bColLiv1.pat.W.v2, whole genome shotgun sequence:
- the LOC106145812 gene encoding BPI fold-containing family C protein-like isoform X6 → MELLKQAVLRETFPSWSGQESFSFVKVNYVISRLRINAVDFPETSASFIPDTGISLSVANASATISADWRMNTWLLSKDQGDITVSISGLFIAVIFNVSRDSTGRLSMLLHNCQMTINSIKVELNGESSWIYSFLSGYLEKLIHTKLDKNLCLNIKYKIQIMDAHLKKHKVLNQIDAFAQIDYSLVSSPAVFKSHMNLDLKGTVYPVGNHTDPPFAPAPFALPNQDDSMLYLGVSSYFLKSASLAYYRAGAFNITISKELATTFNLNTALFKGLVPTIALSYLPACLMLLNLVATSPPAVSLNADRCILQITGCVDVFAVLPNSTTQYIFTGNLTASTRANLTITKQKLIISLLLKRLHFSLLRSTLGFSDQMSLVENFLSYALRSAVIPVINDKLGKGFPLPNLADTTLTRPVIKMNQGHLVISTDVHYKHEEGGDEDLHSRP, encoded by the exons GCTCAGAATTAATGCTGTAGATTTCCCAGAAACTTCTGCTTCCTTTATTCCTGACACTGGTATTAGTCTGTCAGTGGCAAATGCTTCTGCTACCATCAGTGCAGACTGGAGAATGAACACGTGGCTGCT CAGCAAAGACCAAGGAGACATAACCGTGTCTATCTCAGGACTGTTTATTGCAGTTATCTTCAACGTGTCAAGGGACAGCACAGGCCGCTTGTCCATGCTGCTACACAATTGCCAGATGACCATTAATAGCATAAAAGTCGAGTTAAATGGAGAATCTAG CTGGATCTACAGCTTTCTGTCTGGTTATCTTGAGAAGCTCATTCACACCAAATTGGATAAAAAT CTCTGCCTAAATATCAAATACAAAATCCAAATTATGGATGCACACCTAAAAAAACATAAGG TCTTAAACCAGATTGATGCCTTTGCACAAATAGACTATTCCCTAGTTAGTTCTCCAGCAGTCTTCAAATCACACATGAACTTGGATTTGAAG GGCACCGTCTATCCAGTAGGGAATCACACAGACCCTCCCTTTGCACCAGCTCCATTTGCTCTCCCAAACCAGGATGATTCCATGCTATACCTGGGAGTCTCCAGTTATTTTCTTAAGTCTGCTTCACTGGCTTACTACAGAGCAGGGGCCTTTAACATCACCATATCCAAAGAG CTTGCTACTACTTTCAACCTCAATACCGCCTTATTCAAAGGTCTTGTTCCTACG ATTGCTCTGAGTTACCTACCAGCGTGCCTGATGCTGCTGAATCTGGTGGCTACATCACCACCTGCCGTCAGTTTAAATGCAGACAGATGCATCCTGCAGATCACTGGCTGTGTAGACGTATTTGCTGTTCTGCCAAATTCAACCACCCAGTACATCTTTACAGGGAACCTA acaGCCAGTACCAGAGCCAATTTGACAATAACCAAACAGAAGCTGATTATCTCATTACTTCTGAAGAG gcTCCACTTCTCCCTGCTGCGCTCTACTCTTGGCTTCTCTGAC CAGATGTCACTGGTGGAGAATTTTCTGTCTTATGCTTTACGGAGTGCGGTGATCCCAGTAATCAATG ATAAACTAGGAAAAGGATTTCCCCTTCCTAACTTGGCCGACACTACCCTGACTAGACCTGTAATAAAAATGAATCAG gGTCATCTGGTGATTTCCACTGATGTTCACTACAAACATGAGGAAGGGGGAGATGAGGACCTTCACAGCCGCCCCTAA